In Acidaminococcus fermentans DSM 20731, one genomic interval encodes:
- a CDS encoding flavodoxin, with protein MKLKKFFAIICMAVSLLGVTACGSQASNTTGGGTQTAAGEKAPAKARKVLVVYYTNSHRTEQVAKDIAKKTGGDLYLLDPQQPYTEADLDYNNKSARVYKEHEDPKLQDVALKNAKPANWKDYDTVFVGYPIWWGIAAWPLNQFVKSNDFTGKTVIPFSTSASSGMGGSVGKLKAMAGGKGNWLSGMGFTGGIDDSKVNSWVDSLGLK; from the coding sequence ATGAAACTGAAGAAATTTTTTGCTATCATCTGCATGGCCGTAAGCCTGCTGGGCGTGACCGCCTGTGGCAGCCAGGCCAGCAATACCACGGGTGGCGGCACCCAGACCGCCGCTGGGGAAAAGGCACCGGCCAAAGCCAGGAAGGTACTGGTGGTGTACTATACCAACAGCCACCGGACGGAACAGGTAGCCAAGGACATCGCCAAGAAGACCGGCGGCGACCTGTACCTGCTGGACCCCCAGCAGCCCTACACGGAAGCGGACCTGGACTACAACAACAAGAGCGCCCGTGTGTATAAAGAACACGAGGATCCCAAACTGCAGGATGTGGCTCTGAAGAATGCCAAACCGGCCAACTGGAAAGACTACGATACCGTATTCGTGGGCTACCCCATCTGGTGGGGCATAGCAGCCTGGCCTCTGAACCAGTTCGTGAAGAGCAACGATTTCACCGGCAAGACGGTAATCCCCTTCAGCACTTCCGCCAGCAGCGGTATGGGCGGCAGCGTGGGTAAGCTGAAGGCCATGGCCGGCGGCAAAGGCAACTGGCTGAGCGGCATGGGCTTCACCGGCGGTATCGACGACAGCAAGGTGAACAGCTGGGTCGACAGCCTGGGACTGAAATAA
- a CDS encoding flavodoxin has translation MKKLLIVYYSWSNGNTKKIAEELQKVTGGDLARIDTKTAYKEQDYQVVVDQAEKDVQRGYEPVLAPRFFKVKDYDAITLGTPTWWYTMAPAIKTFLHEEDMKSKLVIPFATHGGWPAHVLADLKKACPGAQFGPELAVQFDSQGGSTQVTPQKQVEAWLEQVKTCLA, from the coding sequence ATGAAGAAACTGCTGATTGTCTATTATTCCTGGTCCAACGGGAATACCAAAAAGATCGCGGAGGAGCTGCAGAAGGTTACCGGCGGCGACCTGGCCCGGATCGATACGAAGACCGCCTATAAAGAACAGGACTACCAGGTGGTGGTGGATCAGGCGGAAAAGGATGTGCAACGGGGCTACGAACCCGTCCTGGCGCCCCGTTTCTTTAAAGTGAAGGACTACGATGCCATCACCCTGGGCACGCCCACCTGGTGGTACACCATGGCCCCGGCCATAAAGACGTTCCTCCATGAGGAGGATATGAAGAGCAAGCTGGTGATCCCCTTTGCCACCCACGGCGGCTGGCCGGCCCATGTACTGGCCGATTTGAAGAAGGCCTGCCCCGGAGCCCAGTTCGGACCGGAGCTGGCTGTACAGTTCGATTCCCAGGGCGGCAGTACCCAGGTGACGCCTCAGAAGCAGGTGGAAGCCTGGCTGGAGCAGGTGAAAACCTGTCTGGCATAA
- a CDS encoding twin-arginine translocase TatA/TatE family subunit — MFGLGVPELMMILIIGLIVFGPGKLPTIGSALGKSIREFKEAFYAPVESREKEGGKDGKPDAKQD, encoded by the coding sequence ATGTTTGGATTGGGCGTACCAGAATTGATGATGATCCTGATCATCGGGCTGATTGTGTTCGGACCGGGCAAGCTGCCCACCATTGGCAGCGCCCTGGGCAAGAGCATCCGGGAGTTCAAGGAGGCCTTCTATGCTCCCGTGGAAAGCCGGGAAAAAGAAGGTGGAAAGGATGGCAAGCCGGACGCAAAGCAGGACTGA
- the tatC gene encoding twin-arginine translocase subunit TatC encodes MTWVEHMEELRRRILKSLLAVGIGMVAAFFFMDPIMAFLTRSAGTLYFLKPAEAFMTYFKVLAVVGLLLASPVWFYQLWAFLLPALTQKEKKTLLAFVPFSVLLFVGGCVFAFEIVLPRGLAFFLEFTSPAVQPLLSLESYLDFMVMLVLPFGVLFNLPLALLFLALAGLIRSEQLRKARRFVIFGSFVAAGILTPTTDIVTQCLLAVPLILLYELSYGMIRFGLGR; translated from the coding sequence ATGACCTGGGTGGAACATATGGAGGAGCTGCGCCGGCGGATCCTGAAATCCCTGCTGGCCGTGGGAATCGGCATGGTAGCGGCGTTCTTCTTCATGGACCCGATCATGGCCTTTCTCACCCGTTCGGCCGGGACCCTGTACTTTTTGAAACCGGCCGAAGCCTTCATGACGTATTTCAAGGTGCTGGCGGTGGTCGGGCTGCTGCTGGCTTCTCCAGTCTGGTTCTACCAGCTGTGGGCGTTCCTGCTGCCGGCGCTGACACAGAAAGAGAAGAAGACCCTGCTGGCCTTCGTCCCTTTTTCGGTGCTGCTGTTCGTGGGCGGCTGCGTCTTCGCCTTTGAAATCGTGCTGCCCCGGGGCCTGGCGTTCTTCCTGGAGTTCACGTCCCCGGCAGTGCAGCCGCTGCTTTCCCTGGAAAGCTATCTGGATTTCATGGTGATGCTGGTGCTGCCTTTCGGGGTGCTGTTCAACCTGCCGCTGGCGCTGCTGTTCCTGGCCCTGGCCGGGCTCATCCGGTCGGAGCAGCTGCGGAAGGCCAGACGATTCGTGATCTTCGGCAGTTTCGTGGCGGCGGGGATTTTGACGCCTACTACGGACATCGTGACCCAGTGCCTGCTGGCCGTGCCGCTGATTTTGCTCTACGAGCTGAGCTACGGCATGATCCGGTTCGGGCTGGGACGGTAA
- a CDS encoding SGNH/GDSL hydrolase family protein, giving the protein MKKTVCHSLKANLLALLVVPLLLGSNCTVRRSLGLSTDTTISQEATVQAATVDLGLLQWRERLDAVRSEVEILDGIPASLDPDKPSPDAIYRNGHVYGSAILLPMGELKGKQKQPLLYYRVRAYDLEGNPVGSYSQMQPVSGSLQKVTRNAPVPRSSMDDNGSELLYPVYAYTGNPGATQYEVEVTDHRPENPNGTAPSRYRVFAQTTKLTDLYDEKPRIGTYYWRVRGMDDAGNPMGEWSEAQKFTTVPKGDIKVGIYGDSISHGGGHLSYSPVDYAYSYSHYLGFRTINLSQSGDTSAMMLERFDRDVPAFRLKYLLIMGGTNSLRAGVPAEDVIRDLDAIGEKARERGITPIYLTLPPINPANIQKAFDESTYENWRQSFAQVNDYIRSRDHIDVAAQFDEQKDLPTELALDGIHGDWNMKLTMAQAINTAMAGRV; this is encoded by the coding sequence ATGAAAAAGACCGTATGTCACTCTTTAAAAGCCAACCTGCTGGCACTTCTGGTGGTCCCGCTGCTTTTGGGGAGCAACTGCACCGTCCGCCGGAGCCTTGGGCTTTCTACCGATACGACCATTTCTCAGGAGGCAACGGTCCAGGCGGCCACCGTGGACCTGGGGCTGCTCCAGTGGCGGGAGCGGCTGGATGCGGTTCGCAGCGAAGTGGAGATCCTGGATGGCATCCCCGCCAGCCTGGATCCGGACAAACCCAGTCCGGACGCCATCTATCGCAACGGCCATGTGTATGGCAGTGCCATCCTGCTGCCCATGGGAGAACTGAAGGGGAAGCAGAAACAGCCCCTTCTGTATTACCGGGTGCGGGCCTACGATCTGGAAGGCAATCCGGTGGGATCTTACTCCCAGATGCAGCCCGTGAGCGGCAGCCTCCAGAAGGTGACCCGGAACGCCCCCGTGCCCCGCAGCAGCATGGACGACAACGGCTCCGAGCTTCTGTACCCTGTATATGCCTATACGGGCAACCCCGGCGCCACCCAGTATGAGGTGGAAGTTACGGACCATCGGCCGGAAAATCCCAATGGGACGGCTCCTTCCCGGTACCGGGTATTCGCTCAGACTACGAAGCTGACGGACCTGTACGATGAAAAGCCCCGGATTGGCACCTACTACTGGCGGGTGCGAGGCATGGATGATGCCGGCAATCCTATGGGGGAATGGAGCGAAGCCCAGAAGTTCACCACCGTTCCCAAAGGGGATATCAAGGTGGGCATCTACGGCGACAGCATTTCCCACGGCGGCGGGCACCTTTCCTACAGCCCCGTGGATTACGCCTACAGCTACAGCCACTATCTGGGCTTCCGGACCATCAACCTGTCCCAGAGCGGGGACACCAGCGCCATGATGCTGGAACGGTTCGATCGAGATGTACCGGCCTTCCGGCTGAAATACCTGCTGATCATGGGTGGGACCAACAGCCTGCGGGCCGGCGTACCGGCGGAGGATGTGATCCGGGATCTGGACGCTATAGGTGAGAAGGCAAGAGAGCGGGGCATCACCCCCATCTATTTGACGCTTCCGCCCATCAATCCGGCCAACATCCAGAAGGCTTTTGATGAATCCACCTACGAAAACTGGCGGCAGTCCTTTGCCCAGGTGAACGATTACATCCGCAGCCGGGACCACATCGATGTGGCGGCCCAGTTCGACGAGCAGAAGGACCTTCCGACGGAACTGGCCCTGGACGGCATCCATGGCGACTGGAATATGAAGCTGACCATGGCCCAGGCCATCAACACGGCTATGGCTGGACGGGTGTAA
- a CDS encoding flavodoxin: MTKKLVAYFSASGVTAAKAKKLAEVVGADLYEIAPKDRYTNADLNWTNKKARSTVEMNDPASRPELKENGLDLTGYDTVYIGFPIWWYTAPHIIRSFLEQNKLTGVDIVLFATSGGSSISKAYRDLRKAYPKLNITNGVLLNGSISGNLA; encoded by the coding sequence ATGACGAAGAAACTGGTTGCCTATTTTTCTGCCAGCGGGGTTACAGCCGCCAAGGCGAAGAAACTGGCTGAAGTGGTGGGGGCGGACCTGTACGAAATCGCTCCCAAAGATAGATATACGAACGCGGACCTGAACTGGACGAACAAAAAGGCCCGGAGCACGGTGGAAATGAACGATCCCGCCAGCCGTCCGGAACTGAAGGAAAACGGGCTGGATCTGACGGGGTATGACACGGTTTACATCGGCTTCCCCATCTGGTGGTACACGGCGCCCCACATCATCCGCAGCTTCCTGGAACAGAACAAGCTGACCGGCGTGGACATCGTATTGTTCGCCACCAGCGGCGGCAGCAGTATTTCCAAGGCGTACCGGGACCTGCGCAAGGCCTACCCGAAACTGAACATCACGAACGGGGTGCTGCTGAACGGCTCCATTTCTGGAAACCTGGCGTAA
- a CDS encoding DUF362 domain-containing protein, with protein sequence MDRREFLKISGLGALALVLSSCGFSKQTASSAQLTGGGSSATGKEKVAGTGGDKYIPPEQRQGNESVVYFTRDLSAAGLLKIYETIAGNMTGRVGIKLHTGEPHGPNIIPRPWVKQLMEAKLPNARIVETNTYYGGARYTTEEHRKTLAVNGWDFAPVDILDEEGTTMLPVKGGKWFTEMSVGSHLLNYDSLLVLTHFKGHTMGGFGGSDKNIGIGCADGRIGKKMIHSGEGGSQWGIDKEEFMERLTESSKATADHFGNHIAYINVLRNMSVSCDCEGTGAQPVVTPNIGILASTDILAADQASVDLVYALPEKDRHALVERMESRHGLRQLSYMKELGMGCDRYVLLDLDHGSQPLTLADAVKDVKPFEG encoded by the coding sequence ATGGACCGCAGAGAATTTTTGAAGATCTCCGGACTGGGGGCACTGGCCCTGGTCCTGAGTAGCTGTGGCTTTTCAAAACAGACGGCTTCTTCGGCACAGCTGACGGGAGGCGGCAGCTCCGCCACCGGCAAGGAAAAAGTGGCCGGTACGGGCGGTGACAAATACATCCCGCCGGAACAACGGCAGGGCAATGAATCCGTGGTGTACTTCACCCGGGACTTGTCAGCGGCTGGCCTGCTGAAGATTTATGAGACCATTGCCGGCAACATGACCGGCAGGGTGGGCATCAAGCTGCATACGGGCGAGCCCCATGGCCCCAACATCATTCCCCGGCCCTGGGTGAAGCAGCTCATGGAAGCGAAGCTGCCCAATGCCAGAATCGTGGAGACGAATACCTATTACGGCGGAGCCCGGTACACCACGGAAGAACACCGGAAGACCCTGGCCGTGAACGGCTGGGATTTCGCGCCGGTGGATATCCTGGACGAAGAGGGGACCACCATGCTGCCCGTCAAGGGAGGCAAATGGTTCACGGAGATGTCCGTGGGTTCCCATCTGCTGAACTACGATTCCCTGCTGGTGCTGACCCATTTCAAGGGCCATACCATGGGCGGCTTCGGCGGCTCCGACAAGAATATCGGCATCGGTTGTGCCGACGGCCGCATCGGCAAGAAGATGATCCATTCCGGCGAGGGCGGCAGCCAGTGGGGCATCGATAAGGAAGAATTCATGGAACGGCTGACGGAATCATCCAAGGCCACGGCGGACCATTTCGGCAATCACATCGCCTACATCAATGTGCTGCGCAACATGTCCGTATCCTGCGACTGCGAAGGGACCGGGGCCCAGCCCGTGGTGACGCCCAACATCGGTATCCTGGCGTCCACGGACATCCTGGCGGCCGATCAGGCTTCCGTAGACCTGGTCTATGCCCTGCCGGAAAAAGATCGCCACGCCCTGGTGGAACGGATGGAAAGCCGCCACGGCCTGCGCCAGCTGAGCTACATGAAGGAACTGGGCATGGGCTGCGACCGGTATGTGCTGCTGGACCTGGACCATGGCAGCCAGCCCCTGACCCTGGCGGATGCGGTGAAGGACGTGAAGCCCTTTGAGGGGTAA
- a CDS encoding LysR family transcriptional regulator → MEIRTLKYFLAVAREQNMTEAANLLFVTQPTLSRQMADLEKELGKKLFIRSNRSTTLTEEGMHLRQRAEEILALVEQTKSEIKDEDLNLTGCIRIGAGITYLVHYLTDTFADLRKENPHLTIEMLTGNADIIQEKLEHGLLDFGLFIQPFNVENYNYLELPGKNRLGIVTSIHSPWAKLDAVTPENILGIPLMTSSRHNNRSFDLEGWSKGKISVEKLNIVGTMDLSCNTNPLVFQQVANLLCLDRLEHHESPELKFIPLEPAYEVSSLVAWKKYRLLSHSSQVFLERLKEKVNPEK, encoded by the coding sequence ATGGAAATCCGCACCCTGAAATATTTCCTGGCGGTGGCCCGGGAACAGAACATGACCGAAGCTGCCAATTTGCTGTTCGTCACCCAGCCTACCCTGTCCCGCCAGATGGCCGACCTGGAAAAGGAACTGGGCAAGAAACTGTTCATCCGCAGCAACCGCAGCACCACCCTCACCGAAGAAGGGATGCACCTACGCCAGCGGGCCGAAGAAATCCTGGCCCTGGTGGAACAGACGAAAAGCGAGATTAAGGATGAAGATCTGAACCTGACCGGCTGCATCCGCATCGGGGCCGGCATCACCTATCTGGTCCACTATCTGACGGATACCTTCGCCGACCTGCGCAAGGAGAATCCCCACCTGACCATCGAAATGCTCACCGGCAACGCCGATATCATCCAGGAAAAGCTGGAACACGGCCTGCTGGATTTCGGCCTGTTCATCCAGCCCTTCAACGTGGAAAACTACAATTATCTGGAGCTGCCGGGCAAGAACCGGCTGGGCATCGTCACCAGCATCCACAGCCCCTGGGCAAAGCTGGATGCCGTCACCCCGGAAAACATTCTGGGAATCCCCCTCATGACCTCCTCCCGGCACAACAACCGGTCCTTCGACCTAGAAGGCTGGTCCAAGGGCAAGATCTCTGTAGAGAAGCTGAACATCGTGGGCACCATGGACCTTTCCTGCAACACCAATCCCCTGGTCTTCCAGCAGGTGGCCAACTTGCTGTGCCTGGACCGGCTGGAGCACCACGAATCCCCGGAATTGAAATTCATCCCTCTGGAGCCGGCCTACGAAGTCTCCAGCCTGGTGGCCTGGAAAAAGTACCGCCTGCTCAGCCATTCCAGCCAGGTATTCCTGGAACGACTGAAGGAGAAAGTCAATCCAGAAAAATAA
- a CDS encoding transposase, producing the protein MSFFHFIEKSFHWEEGSIKEFEKLGSSHLLYVEFTSTASRCPYCHHKILHSKDYRDPKVLLGHWNTHPVSAIVHKRRFFCPCCHKTFYEKIPGVEHYQRRSNDIKNSIIQACSELASFKAIARSHGVSVSTVRITESLCLKRGIL; encoded by the coding sequence ATGTCTTTCTTTCATTTTATCGAAAAAAGCTTCCATTGGGAAGAGGGTTCCATAAAAGAATTTGAAAAATTGGGATCCAGCCACCTCCTTTACGTGGAATTCACTTCTACAGCTTCTCGTTGCCCCTACTGTCATCATAAAATTCTCCATAGTAAGGACTATCGGGACCCAAAAGTCCTCTTAGGGCACTGGAACACCCATCCTGTTTCTGCTATTGTTCATAAAAGAAGATTTTTTTGCCCTTGCTGCCATAAGACATTTTATGAAAAAATTCCTGGCGTCGAGCATTACCAGCGGCGTTCTAACGATATAAAGAACAGTATCATCCAAGCCTGTTCTGAACTGGCGAGCTTTAAAGCCATTGCCAGAAGCCATGGTGTCTCTGTTTCCACCGTAAGAATTACAGAGAGCCTATGCCTTAAAAGAGGCATTCTTTAA
- a CDS encoding transposase, with protein MKERSAVASFLSRWLSLVEESGVEEFKSVIKTFTDWKTEILEGLSQAYSNGFTEGMNNKIKVLKRVAFGFRNFERFRSRILLLSMVKLK; from the coding sequence ATGAAAGAACGGTCTGCTGTTGCTTCATTCTTATCTCGTTGGTTATCATTAGTCGAAGAAAGTGGGGTTGAAGAATTCAAGAGTGTTATAAAGACGTTCACTGATTGGAAGACAGAGATTTTGGAAGGATTGAGTCAAGCGTATTCGAATGGTTTTACGGAAGGAATGAACAATAAGATTAAGGTGTTAAAGAGAGTAGCATTTGGTTTTCGCAACTTTGAACGATTCCGTTCTCGGATTTTACTGCTTTCGATGGTGAAATTAAAATAA
- a CDS encoding Cof-type HAD-IIB family hydrolase, translating to MSLKMIAMDLDGTLLDEEKNIAPEDAAAVKDAVAAGYYVTLATGRMYRSALPYAQELRLTHPLVVYNGALIRDPGTGENLGQWPLPLDVAQSVLDDLLGWGIYVQAYVDDTLWAPRDCEEVRFYSRFSRVPYEVKTEAIRHLPQAPHKLLVISDQVRTLRPELEEKYRGKIKIVSSSKGFLEVTAPGTNKWHALQALAAREGIREEEILCVGDSDNDLEMISHAGFGVAMGNASDPVREAARVVTAPNTRNGVARIIRTILTRQVEVPV from the coding sequence ATGTCCCTGAAGATGATTGCCATGGATCTGGATGGCACCCTGCTGGATGAAGAAAAGAATATTGCTCCGGAAGATGCGGCTGCAGTCAAGGATGCAGTGGCTGCCGGATACTATGTGACCCTGGCCACCGGCCGGATGTACCGGTCGGCCCTGCCTTACGCTCAGGAACTGAGGCTGACCCATCCCCTGGTGGTCTACAACGGAGCCCTGATCCGGGATCCCGGAACCGGAGAGAACCTGGGCCAGTGGCCCCTGCCCCTGGATGTGGCCCAGTCCGTGCTGGATGACCTGCTGGGATGGGGCATCTATGTCCAGGCCTATGTGGATGACACCCTGTGGGCTCCCCGGGACTGTGAGGAAGTCCGGTTCTATTCCCGGTTTTCCCGGGTGCCTTATGAAGTAAAGACGGAAGCCATCCGTCATCTGCCCCAGGCTCCCCACAAACTGCTGGTGATTTCCGATCAGGTCAGGACCCTGCGGCCGGAACTGGAAGAGAAGTATAGAGGGAAGATCAAAATCGTCAGCTCTTCCAAAGGGTTCCTGGAAGTGACGGCCCCCGGCACCAACAAATGGCATGCCCTCCAGGCCCTGGCTGCCCGGGAAGGCATCCGGGAAGAAGAAATCCTCTGTGTGGGGGATTCGGACAATGATCTGGAAATGATTTCCCACGCCGGTTTCGGGGTGGCCATGGGCAACGCCAGCGATCCGGTGCGGGAGGCGGCCCGGGTGGTGACGGCGCCCAATACCCGGAACGGAGTGGCCCGGATCATCCGGACCATCCTGACCCGGCAGGTGGAAGTGCCCGTCTGA
- the rapZ gene encoding RNase adapter RapZ, which yields MARTLLITGMSGAGKTQVMRTLEDLGYFCVDNLPPTFIPKFIELCLQNKNGGAQLALVVDIRGGKFFKDLNRVLDQLNQSSVPYELVFLDADDATLIRRYKETRRRHPLAGKNGLSADIARERDILSQIRQRATTIIDTSRTTTKELRQKIVQLFGKGGELPPMNIVVQSFGFKYGIPLDCDMVFDVRFLPNPFYIPELKNLCGNDQPVMDYIQEKPVTGEFEEKLFSLIQFLLPQYVQEGKSQLMIGVGCTGGRHRSVFIANALGRFIEKCGYGVQVIHRDLIKK from the coding sequence ATGGCGAGAACGTTACTGATTACAGGGATGTCCGGGGCGGGGAAGACGCAGGTCATGCGGACCCTGGAAGATCTGGGCTATTTTTGCGTGGACAATCTTCCTCCTACCTTTATTCCCAAATTCATTGAACTGTGCCTGCAGAACAAGAACGGCGGGGCTCAGCTGGCTCTGGTGGTGGATATCCGGGGCGGCAAATTCTTCAAGGATCTGAACCGGGTCCTGGACCAGCTGAACCAGAGCAGCGTACCTTACGAACTGGTCTTCCTGGATGCGGATGATGCCACCCTGATCCGTCGGTACAAGGAAACCCGCCGGCGCCACCCGCTGGCGGGGAAAAACGGGCTCAGTGCGGATATTGCCCGGGAACGGGACATCCTGAGCCAGATCCGGCAGAGGGCCACCACCATCATCGACACCTCCCGGACCACCACCAAGGAATTGCGGCAGAAAATTGTCCAGCTCTTCGGCAAGGGCGGCGAACTGCCCCCCATGAACATTGTGGTCCAGTCTTTCGGGTTCAAATATGGGATCCCCCTGGATTGCGACATGGTCTTTGATGTGCGGTTCCTGCCCAATCCTTTCTACATCCCGGAACTGAAAAACCTGTGCGGCAACGACCAGCCGGTGATGGACTACATCCAGGAAAAGCCGGTGACAGGGGAATTCGAGGAGAAGCTGTTCAGCCTGATCCAGTTCCTGCTGCCCCAGTATGTCCAGGAAGGGAAAAGCCAGCTGATGATCGGCGTGGGCTGCACCGGCGGCCGGCACCGGAGTGTGTTCATTGCCAATGCCCTGGGCCGGTTCATTGAAAAATGCGGGTACGGGGTGCAGGTCATCCATAGGGATTTGATAAAGAAATAG
- a CDS encoding gluconeogenesis factor YvcK family protein: MKWIKWLYPGLNLKRWLFLFALGAVLACVGVTLIFNYQFVGLLEALVLQFISSVGGEYYQSTITGLGAFSVVLGILCMCLGATHVIKTIINAVMPGEKESLRELIFTQQKLDKGPSVVVIGGGTGLSVLLRGIKLITNNCTAVVTTADDGGSSGRLRKELGILPPGDMRNCLVALSDTEPLMEKVMQYRFKSSALSGHNLGNLFIAAMSDVEGGDMEKGIAATCEILKVRGHVWPNTTDNIQLKAKMDDGSTVVGESSITASPHKIVQLMTEPENPRASQRAVDAILKADAIILGPGSLYTSVLASLIVPGIRDAVIRSKAVKIYVCNVMTQPGETDGYGAYEHVRALIRHMGCQCLDYVVVNEQKASPDILAKYEKEGAMPVSPDVEKIEQLGIDCVPAKLLNDSDLVRHNPLKLAKTIIALIYRLKLFGKGIRFFDYFFARQTMQELRKHARKEH, translated from the coding sequence ATGAAATGGATTAAGTGGTTGTACCCGGGGCTGAACCTGAAGCGCTGGCTCTTTCTTTTTGCGCTGGGCGCGGTACTGGCCTGTGTGGGAGTCACTTTAATCTTCAATTATCAGTTTGTAGGGCTCCTGGAAGCCCTGGTGCTGCAGTTCATCAGTTCCGTGGGAGGAGAGTATTACCAGTCCACCATTACCGGGCTGGGAGCCTTCAGTGTGGTCCTGGGGATCCTGTGCATGTGCCTGGGGGCCACCCATGTGATCAAGACCATTATCAATGCGGTGATGCCCGGAGAAAAGGAATCCCTTCGGGAGCTGATCTTTACCCAGCAGAAGCTGGACAAGGGACCCAGCGTGGTGGTCATCGGCGGCGGGACGGGACTTTCCGTACTGCTCCGGGGCATCAAGCTCATTACCAACAACTGTACGGCTGTGGTGACCACCGCAGACGACGGCGGATCTTCCGGACGGCTGCGGAAAGAACTGGGAATCCTGCCTCCCGGGGATATGCGGAACTGCCTGGTGGCCCTGTCCGATACGGAACCGCTGATGGAAAAAGTCATGCAGTACCGGTTCAAAAGCAGTGCCCTCAGCGGCCATAACCTGGGCAACCTGTTCATTGCCGCCATGAGTGATGTGGAAGGCGGGGACATGGAAAAGGGCATCGCTGCCACCTGCGAGATCCTGAAAGTGCGGGGCCATGTATGGCCAAACACCACGGACAATATCCAGCTGAAGGCCAAAATGGACGACGGCAGCACCGTGGTGGGGGAAAGCTCCATTACCGCTTCGCCCCATAAAATCGTCCAGCTGATGACGGAACCGGAAAATCCCCGGGCGTCCCAGCGGGCCGTGGATGCCATCCTGAAGGCCGATGCCATCATCCTGGGGCCCGGCAGCCTGTATACCAGCGTGCTGGCCAGTCTGATCGTGCCCGGCATCCGGGATGCAGTGATCCGGTCCAAGGCCGTGAAGATCTACGTGTGCAATGTGATGACCCAGCCCGGGGAAACCGATGGCTATGGGGCCTATGAGCATGTGAGGGCCCTGATCCGGCACATGGGCTGTCAGTGCCTGGACTATGTGGTGGTCAACGAGCAGAAGGCCTCTCCGGATATCCTGGCCAAGTACGAAAAAGAAGGGGCCATGCCCGTTTCTCCGGATGTGGAGAAAATCGAACAGCTGGGAATCGACTGTGTACCGGCCAAACTGCTGAATGACAGCGACCTGGTCCGGCACAATCCCCTGAAGCTGGCCAAGACCATCATTGCCCTGATTTACCGGCTGAAGCTGTTCGGCAAGGGCATCCGGTTCTTCGACTATTTCTTCGCCCGGCAGACCATGCAGGAACTGCGGAAGCATGCCAGGAAGGAGCACTGA
- the whiA gene encoding DNA-binding protein WhiA — translation MSFSHDVKNEIARSEGENHDCEKAELFGLLRISGAVSLSGRKVGIHFTTENAALARRVLRLLKNNFPVQTEVIVTRSRRLKKNNRYQVHVIPSDEARTALSRLHLLSPLEEAGSALLKKEGEKRAFLRGVFLAGGSVNKPISDYHLELICDSLDMGQFIQKIMKGFSLPARIVDRKNSYIVYLKEGNAIAGFLSLIGASNSYLEFENVRVLKDMRNKVNRQVNCETANLNKVVQAAVRQLNAIRVIEETVGLSTLPEPLQEAARLRRDHQDLSVGELAALTEDNVGKSGFNHRLKKLEQLAEKLKDGEQ, via the coding sequence ATGTCCTTTTCCCATGATGTGAAAAATGAAATCGCACGGTCAGAAGGGGAGAACCATGACTGTGAAAAAGCGGAGCTGTTCGGGCTGCTGCGGATCAGCGGGGCGGTTTCCCTCAGCGGACGGAAAGTGGGGATCCATTTCACCACGGAAAACGCGGCCCTGGCAAGACGGGTGCTGCGGCTGCTGAAAAACAATTTTCCCGTGCAGACGGAAGTCATCGTCACCCGGAGCCGCCGTCTGAAAAAGAACAATCGGTACCAGGTCCATGTGATCCCTTCCGATGAGGCAAGGACTGCCCTGAGCCGGCTCCATCTCCTTTCTCCTCTGGAGGAGGCGGGCAGCGCCCTGCTGAAAAAAGAAGGGGAAAAGAGAGCCTTTCTCCGGGGGGTATTCCTGGCCGGGGGCTCGGTGAACAAGCCCATCAGCGATTACCATCTGGAACTGATCTGTGACAGCCTGGACATGGGGCAGTTTATCCAGAAAATCATGAAGGGCTTCAGCCTTCCGGCCCGGATCGTGGACCGGAAAAACTCCTATATCGTATATCTGAAGGAAGGCAACGCCATTGCCGGGTTCCTGTCCCTGATCGGAGCCAGCAATTCCTACCTGGAATTTGAAAATGTCCGGGTGCTGAAAGATATGCGGAACAAGGTGAACCGGCAGGTCAACTGTGAAACCGCCAACCTGAACAAGGTGGTCCAGGCGGCGGTGCGGCAGCTGAATGCCATACGGGTCATTGAAGAAACAGTGGGGCTCAGCACCCTGCCGGAACCGCTCCAGGAGGCAGCCAGACTCCGGAGAGACCATCAGGACCTGTCTGTGGGAGAACTGGCGGCCCTGACAGAAGACAATGTGGGAAAATCCGGCTTCAATCACCGGTTGAAGAAACTGGAACAGCTGGCGGAAAAACTGAAGGATGGGGAGCAATGA